The Thermosynechococcus sp. genome has a segment encoding these proteins:
- a CDS encoding ATP-binding protein: MRLPVFDRILPAFFYERIATVLLAEASQRGATVLTHEELIASAAAPFLVVVAETFALLLQAEPTPQRSTYRVAILTDPRAIARFLRKIRSQAPLNRRPLIRTVLQQLTPLNAKEQMLPADLAIALMAVLGEEITAQCQSCQPLVTAALNERQVQEQLLHQVTTQICQSLELPELLKTAVDRIREFLDVDRLLVGQFAQTPGELHGQITYESCRNSEIPSVLGIWDECWQWSALPSSSYQRLSQGEAIVVSDIQQFYAEVPCLQSFAAHWQIKSWLIVPIIVQDRLWGVLIAHQCDRPRQWQPQEVEFLTHLSQHVSIAIYQAQLYSELQQQKATLEQRVNERTQALREALSAMEAAHRIKNDFLATMSHELRTPLTCVIGVSATLLRWPLGPLTAKQREYLEIIHESGTHLLELINSILDLSEAELGRSHLHRSAFSIQQLCTDCIEVAKPQAHRHQVNLRHQLMIPPSRDRFWGDYRRIQQILINLLSNAIKFTPAMGEVILRAWWKEDELIFQVQDNGIGIPAHLQPLLFQKFQQLDSSFGRAYTGVGLGLALTKQWVDLHHGWIDVESTEGKGSTFTVGLPAIPADPPLDPPKLKLDVPPLATTDVLVEPEGRIVLVSEDEATATLICSILTTAGYQVIWLVDGEVERLLALTPIAVILAEPFSYGDVQELVDQLRQRCTPEQLKIFILGSKGTCQGVDRYIPLPINPESFLQQVTMGLTSLAISGQ; encoded by the coding sequence ATGCGCCTGCCCGTCTTTGATCGAATTTTACCAGCATTTTTCTATGAGCGAATTGCCACAGTCTTGCTTGCGGAAGCGAGCCAGCGCGGGGCCACTGTCCTCACCCATGAAGAGCTAATTGCCTCTGCCGCTGCCCCCTTTCTTGTCGTCGTGGCTGAGACCTTTGCACTGCTACTGCAGGCAGAGCCCACGCCCCAAAGGAGTACCTATCGGGTAGCAATTCTCACTGACCCCAGGGCGATCGCCCGCTTTTTGCGCAAAATCCGTAGCCAAGCCCCTCTGAACCGCCGTCCCCTGATCCGCACTGTCTTGCAGCAACTGACCCCCTTAAATGCCAAGGAACAGATGTTGCCCGCTGATCTGGCGATCGCCCTCATGGCCGTCCTCGGCGAAGAAATCACTGCCCAGTGCCAAAGTTGCCAACCCCTAGTGACGGCTGCCCTCAATGAACGGCAAGTCCAAGAACAACTGCTGCATCAGGTAACAACCCAAATTTGCCAGAGTCTTGAGCTACCTGAACTCCTGAAAACAGCCGTGGATCGCATTCGCGAGTTTCTGGATGTGGATCGGCTGCTGGTGGGGCAATTTGCTCAGACCCCAGGGGAGCTGCACGGCCAAATCACCTACGAATCCTGCCGCAATAGCGAAATTCCCTCGGTTTTGGGAATATGGGATGAATGTTGGCAGTGGTCAGCATTACCGAGCAGTAGCTACCAGCGCCTGAGTCAGGGTGAGGCGATTGTGGTGAGTGACATTCAACAGTTCTATGCTGAGGTGCCCTGCCTCCAGTCCTTTGCCGCTCACTGGCAGATCAAATCATGGCTAATTGTGCCGATTATTGTTCAAGATAGGCTCTGGGGCGTGCTCATTGCCCACCAGTGCGATCGCCCCCGCCAGTGGCAACCCCAGGAGGTTGAATTCCTGACGCACCTCAGTCAACACGTAAGCATTGCCATTTACCAAGCGCAACTCTACAGCGAACTACAACAGCAAAAGGCCACCCTCGAACAGCGCGTGAATGAACGCACCCAAGCGCTGCGGGAAGCCCTAAGTGCTATGGAAGCCGCCCACCGGATTAAAAACGACTTTTTGGCGACCATGAGTCATGAACTGCGCACGCCCCTCACCTGTGTCATTGGGGTTTCTGCCACCCTACTGCGCTGGCCGCTTGGCCCATTGACAGCAAAACAGCGGGAATATCTGGAAATTATCCATGAGAGTGGTACCCACCTGCTGGAGTTAATCAACAGCATTCTCGATCTCTCGGAGGCAGAATTGGGGCGATCGCACCTCCATCGCAGCGCCTTTTCGATTCAGCAACTGTGTACGGACTGCATTGAAGTCGCCAAACCCCAAGCCCACCGCCATCAGGTGAACCTGCGCCATCAACTGATGATTCCCCCTAGTCGCGATCGCTTTTGGGGAGACTATCGCCGCATCCAGCAAATTCTCATCAACCTGCTTAGCAATGCTATCAAGTTCACGCCGGCCATGGGGGAAGTGATTCTACGGGCATGGTGGAAAGAGGATGAACTCATTTTTCAAGTGCAGGATAATGGCATTGGCATCCCTGCGCACCTACAACCCTTGCTGTTTCAAAAATTTCAACAATTGGATAGCTCCTTTGGCCGCGCCTATACCGGCGTAGGTTTGGGGTTAGCCCTCACCAAGCAGTGGGTAGATCTGCACCATGGCTGGATTGATGTGGAGTCCACCGAAGGCAAAGGCAGTACCTTCACGGTGGGGCTGCCGGCAATTCCTGCAGACCCGCCACTAGACCCCCCTAAACTCAAGCTGGATGTCCCGCCTCTGGCAACAACCGATGTGCTAGTCGAACCTGAAGGGAGAATTGTTCTTGTGAGTGAGGACGAAGCCACGGCCACACTCATTTGCTCGATTTTGACTACCGCAGGCTATCAAGTGATTTGGCTGGTGGATGGTGAAGTGGAACGCTTGCTGGCACTGACCCCGATTGCAGTTATTTTGGCAGAACCCTTTAGCTATGGCGATGTGCAGGAGTTAGTGGATCAGTTGCGGCAACGCTGCACCCCTGAGCAACTCAAGATTTTCATTTTGGGGTCAAAGGGCACTTGCCAAGGGGTTGATCGCTACATTCCCTTGCCCATCAATCCAGAAAGTTTCCTACAACAGGTGACAATGGGGCTAACTTCCCTTGCCATTTCTGGCCAGTAG
- the coaE gene encoding dephospho-CoA kinase (Dephospho-CoA kinase (CoaE) performs the final step in coenzyme A biosynthesis.) yields MSSPFRLGITGGIACGKSAVATYLQQQYGLPVVDADQLARQAVAIGTPIYQAIVNRYGPSICRSDGSLDRARLGEIVFAQPQERQWLEAQIHPWVIAEMAQAIDTCDQPLMALVIPLLFEVHLEGLVDHIWVVAATPEQQLARLQRRDRLSGQAAAQRLASQLPLEEKIRRADTVLWNTGSLEELYRQVDQAFSLLARNGKGS; encoded by the coding sequence GTGTCTAGTCCCTTTCGTCTCGGTATCACCGGGGGGATTGCCTGCGGTAAGTCTGCGGTGGCAACCTATTTGCAGCAGCAGTACGGCCTTCCGGTTGTCGATGCCGACCAGTTAGCGCGGCAAGCGGTTGCGATCGGGACCCCCATTTATCAGGCAATTGTTAATCGCTATGGTCCCAGTATTTGCCGCAGCGACGGCTCTTTGGATCGCGCCCGTTTAGGGGAAATTGTCTTTGCTCAGCCGCAGGAGCGCCAATGGCTAGAGGCGCAAATTCACCCTTGGGTGATTGCCGAGATGGCGCAAGCGATTGATACCTGTGATCAACCCCTGATGGCCTTGGTCATTCCCCTACTGTTTGAGGTGCATCTTGAAGGGTTAGTGGATCACATTTGGGTAGTGGCCGCTACCCCTGAGCAACAGTTAGCCCGTCTGCAGCGGCGCGATCGCCTCTCTGGGCAGGCAGCTGCCCAACGCCTCGCCAGTCAACTGCCCCTAGAGGAAAAAATCCGGCGCGCAGATACAGTGCTCTGGAATACAGGTTCTCTGGAGGAACTTTACCGTCAGGTGGATCAGGCCTTTTCCCTACTGGCCAGAAATGGCAAGGGAAGTTAG
- a CDS encoding FxLYD domain-containing protein: MLKRHPLPFPLWLTGIVLLGAIAPLPALAQRVAGDIVIIGNSPSEWGRNQRYWNHLLNLSGAAAAASAPTTPGASQEVDPKVLEQQLLRNIRVSQPQLEPVIRLPGSSVVKGTVTNNNRQPVTIQSINYEIVAANGEILQTGAATPEPATIAPGQTVTFQQMLPTVPADSGAQVRLIQPPVILQGGV, translated from the coding sequence ATGCTAAAAAGACATCCATTGCCATTCCCCCTTTGGTTAACCGGTATTGTGCTCCTTGGAGCGATCGCGCCGCTGCCGGCCTTGGCACAACGGGTTGCGGGTGACATTGTGATTATTGGCAACTCCCCTTCTGAGTGGGGGCGTAACCAGCGCTACTGGAACCACTTGCTCAACCTTTCTGGAGCAGCCGCCGCCGCTTCTGCACCCACAACACCAGGGGCTTCCCAGGAAGTTGATCCCAAAGTTCTAGAACAACAGCTCCTACGCAATATTCGCGTCAGTCAACCCCAGTTGGAGCCGGTCATTAGGTTACCGGGCTCTTCAGTGGTGAAAGGCACAGTCACAAACAATAACCGCCAACCCGTGACCATCCAATCCATTAACTATGAAATTGTGGCTGCCAATGGTGAAATTCTCCAAACTGGTGCCGCTACCCCTGAACCCGCCACAATCGCTCCGGGGCAGACGGTGACATTTCAGCAAATGCTGCCTACCGTGCCGGCAGATAGTGGCGCCCAGGTACGGTTAATCCAGCCGCCGGTAATACTTCAGGGGGGTGTCTAG
- a CDS encoding DUF928 domain-containing protein has protein sequence MSAHRFGLAWLLLGTLAMGMGDLPVILPSLPAVAQNSSNPASEFDRYMQRGYQLTAKRDYQSALVSFRRALSLRPGNLYALMAISNVEAYIARDRYATQRNRLTFVPTNRGMPGQRIAGATRFGECTPGSLTRIVAIVPDNNLGMTAVDNPSLFFFVPQSTAKSAELMLLSEAGELLLTQQIPLHGKAGILPVTVDASKVKLQPGQKYQWIFSLTCKPNEPDANPFVTGWIERAELDRNLARVIATMAPADRLPLLATSQLWNDTLATLVELQQRRPNDPTIKQQWQDLLKSAGIEPQIANMPLLR, from the coding sequence ATGTCTGCCCACCGTTTTGGCCTTGCGTGGCTACTCCTCGGTACCTTGGCAATGGGGATGGGTGACCTGCCAGTCATTTTGCCATCGTTACCTGCTGTTGCCCAAAATTCCTCTAACCCAGCCAGTGAGTTTGATCGCTACATGCAGCGCGGCTATCAACTCACCGCCAAGCGCGACTATCAGTCAGCCTTGGTGAGTTTCCGCCGTGCCCTCAGTTTGCGTCCCGGTAACCTCTATGCCCTCATGGCCATTAGTAATGTGGAGGCCTATATTGCTCGCGATCGCTACGCCACCCAAAGGAATCGCCTCACATTTGTGCCCACAAATCGCGGCATGCCGGGGCAACGCATTGCCGGTGCGACCCGCTTTGGTGAATGTACCCCAGGCTCTCTGACAAGGATTGTTGCGATTGTTCCCGATAACAACTTGGGTATGACGGCTGTAGACAATCCCAGTCTCTTTTTCTTTGTCCCCCAAAGCACGGCCAAATCTGCGGAACTGATGCTCCTTTCAGAAGCTGGCGAGCTGCTACTCACCCAACAAATCCCCCTGCATGGCAAAGCTGGAATTTTGCCCGTAACTGTTGATGCCAGTAAGGTGAAGCTTCAACCAGGGCAAAAATACCAGTGGATCTTCTCCCTCACCTGTAAGCCCAATGAACCGGATGCCAATCCCTTTGTGACGGGCTGGATTGAGCGGGCTGAGCTAGACAGGAACCTTGCTCGAGTGATTGCCACCATGGCACCGGCGGATCGCCTGCCCCTTTTGGCCACCAGTCAACTCTGGAACGATACCTTGGCCACCCTTGTGGAGTTGCAGCAACGGCGTCCTAATGACCCCACGATCAAACAGCAGTGGCAGGATCTGCTCAAGAGCGCGGGTATTGAGCCCCAAATTGCCAATATGCCGTTGTTGCGATAG
- a CDS encoding 7-carboxy-7-deazaguanine synthase QueE produces the protein MSVKEQQIKDHSSLEQIALPLVEIFSAIQGEGANVGCRQIFIRLAGCDLRCTYCDSAHTWFVPSHALIEKQAGDRAFETLSNPVTAAQILEAVQQLNTPPIHDSISLTGGEPLLHAAALAPFLPLLKTHSSLPLYLETGGHHPEALQLILPYLDSVGMDIKLPSVSGECHWSAHEAFLRLCDRAPVEVFCKVIISQTTDPADLDRLSTLVASVNPHIPVFLQPVTPVGTGRCTPPPTPDQVLKWQGQLKARLTYVRVIPQTHKFLGQR, from the coding sequence ATTTCTGTAAAAGAGCAGCAAATTAAGGATCATTCCTCCCTTGAGCAGATTGCGCTTCCCTTGGTGGAGATCTTTTCAGCCATTCAAGGGGAGGGCGCCAATGTGGGGTGTCGGCAGATATTTATTCGCTTGGCAGGCTGTGATCTACGCTGCACCTATTGTGACAGTGCTCATACATGGTTTGTTCCCTCCCATGCCCTGATTGAAAAGCAGGCGGGCGATCGCGCCTTTGAAACCCTATCCAACCCAGTCACGGCCGCCCAGATTCTCGAAGCCGTACAGCAGCTCAATACTCCGCCAATCCATGACAGTATTAGCCTCACCGGCGGCGAACCCCTGCTCCATGCTGCAGCGCTGGCACCATTTTTGCCCCTCCTCAAGACCCATAGCTCCCTGCCCCTCTACCTGGAAACGGGCGGGCATCATCCAGAGGCGCTTCAACTCATTCTTCCCTATCTCGATAGCGTGGGTATGGACATCAAGCTCCCCAGCGTTAGTGGTGAGTGCCATTGGTCAGCCCATGAAGCCTTTTTGCGCCTGTGCGATCGCGCCCCTGTCGAGGTTTTTTGCAAAGTGATTATTTCCCAAACCACTGATCCTGCCGATCTTGATCGGCTCAGTACCCTTGTGGCCAGCGTAAACCCCCATATCCCCGTCTTTCTCCAACCGGTGACGCCCGTAGGTACCGGTCGCTGTACCCCCCCGCCCACCCCTGACCAAGTCCTCAAGTGGCAGGGGCAACTCAAGGCACGGCTGACCTACGTGCGCGTCATTCCCCAAACCCATAAATTTCTCGGCCAGCGCTAG
- a CDS encoding carboxymuconolactone decarboxylase family protein yields the protein MYAEQINHIKSQTAKLTAAMPDAMKAFYSLSRASSTPGALDTKTKELIALAIGVAKHCDGCIAFHTRAALHAGATAEEIMETLMVTVAMDGGPALMYATHVMEALEEFSQKQGP from the coding sequence ATGTACGCCGAACAAATTAACCACATCAAATCCCAGACGGCAAAGCTCACGGCAGCGATGCCCGATGCCATGAAAGCCTTTTATAGCTTGAGTCGGGCCTCTTCAACCCCTGGTGCCCTTGACACTAAAACCAAAGAGCTGATTGCCCTAGCCATTGGTGTGGCCAAGCATTGTGATGGCTGCATTGCCTTCCATACCCGTGCCGCCTTGCATGCGGGCGCAACCGCTGAGGAAATCATGGAGACCCTAATGGTGACTGTGGCCATGGACGGCGGTCCTGCCTTGATGTATGCCACCCACGTCATGGAAGCCCTAGAGGAATTTAGCCAAAAACAGGGTCCCTAG